The Jaculus jaculus isolate mJacJac1 chromosome 1, mJacJac1.mat.Y.cur, whole genome shotgun sequence nucleotide sequence TCTATGTCACCCCAAGAAaggttttttaatcattttatttatttatttattagatacagagggggagacagagagagagagaatgggcatgctagagcctctagccactggaaacgaacttctGACGCATActccacgatgtgcatctggctaatgtgtggagcctggagaatcaaacctcggtccttaggcttcacagccaaatgcctgaaccgctaagccatacttCCAGCCCTCCCCGCCAGGAGAGTCTTATACCTCTGAATCTTAGAAGCCTCGTTTGTAAAATGGATGCTACCACCTTCCTTACGGAGCTCTGACCTAACATAGGACCAGGCATTGACTTAAATGACAAGTGGAGACAGGAAGCACCAGCAGTGCTGATAATGCTGGCAGCGGTTGCAATAGCCACAGCCACTGCTCCAGCAATGGTGGCATGAGACAGGCAGGGTCATACCAGCTTTACAGCTCTCCACTCATGGACCCCTATGGGTTCCCAGAAACTGGTGAGGAAGGGAGTGTGGGGGCCACCTGAAGTGACACTCGGAATATGGGGTCCTACTTGGCATGCTTACTCTCTTCTGAAAGCCTTCACTTAGTCTTCTCCCCACCCAGCACCTGGTTGCTTCCTCCATCCCGGCAACAGTAGGCTGGCAGGAGGTATGAGGCCCCTCTAGGTTTCTCATCCCCAGCACAAGAGGCTGGCTTAGGATCTCAAGTCAGACCCAATGAGAAGACCCCCAGCCAAGGCCCACTGTAGAGGATTGTTGGTAACCCACCTTCTCCCTCCAACCCCATCCAGACCTTAGCTGGCCACAGAGCCCCAGACGCACAGAGTGAGGGCACACAGGGTTTTATTGGCTCCGTTCAGGCATGTGAAGTTGGTGTGGGGCTCAGCTGCTCCTGGAATCTGCCTCGTCTGTCTCCTCTCAGCGGGTCTTTGGGACCTTGGGGTCTGTGGTGGCTGCCTCGCTTCCTCCCCAACTCATGACCCCTCCTGGGGCTAGAAGGAGAAGGGATGTGGGTGACAGCCTCTCGCCCTGGGCCACATAGGTTTCCCCAGGGGAGAGAAAACAGGTCTGTGTATGTGAGCCGGCCctgctgggggaagggagagcaTGGTTAAGTGGCTTCAAGAGTCACAGATCTAGTGGCTGCGGTTGGGCAGGCTATGGCTCTGGTGGCTTGAGTGACCCAGATGACCCTGGAGAATCAAGTGGCCTGGGTGATTCTGATGACTCGAATGACCCAGATGAGTCTGGTGGCTTGAGTGATCTGAATGACCCTGGTGGCTCAGGTGACCTGGTTGACCCTGGTGGCTGGAGTAAACAGGATGACCCTGGCGGCTCTGGTGTCCTGAGTGGCTCTGGTGGCTTGGATGGCCCTGGTGGCTCTGGTGTCCTGAATGGCTCTGGTGGCCATGCTGGCTCTGGCTATAGAAAGTCTGTGTGTGGTTGGCACCAGCCATGGAGGTTTCACAATGGGTGAAAAAATTCCCTTTCAGCTTCAGCTCCACCtcctccagggccttcaggtCCTCTGGATTGATGTCCCTCGACTCCAAGTGGCCTGTGGGCTGGTGAGCTGATGCACGCTGTAGCAGGGAGTCAGCCAGGTGATGTCCCTTGGCATCGATCTCCTTGGCACAAGCAGCCACGGCAGCCCATGTGGCCTCCTCCACGGATGAAGACCTTCCTGCCTCCTTGTGGTTCTCTTTGGTCACCAAGGACCCAGCCATCTTCTGCCTGCTGGCGAAGGAGTCCCTGCGCAGAGTTGCGCCTCCTTCCCCACGCACCTCCGTGTGGACAGTGGTAATGGCATCCCTGTTCCCGCTCTCAGGTAGGGAGACACTGTAGATGGGGCTGGCATAACAGTGAGGGCGCATCCTCTCCTCAGAGAGGCGGCTAAAGTGAGATTTGATCCAGCTGTCATTTGCTCGATAGAATTCTGGATACTCATCTTGGGCAGGATCCGGGGttatcttccttctcttcttcctctgagTCCACAGCATGAGGCCTCCGCCTCCTAGCAAGAGGgcagtccccagcaccaccttGCATGATGGTTGCTGGAGGAGCTCCAAGAAGGCCTCCAGGGCCCTACACCTGGGGCAGAGCTACGAGCACACTGGGGGTGGAGCCCAGGTGGTATGGCTCATGCTTGAAAGGGCTGGTGCCCTAAGGGTGTCTGTCAGGCAGGTCCCTTGCATCACCCTCCCTAGGATGACCCCCCCAGGGAGACCTCAGCAATGAACCCCATTGTGAGGAAGGCAGCtaagggtggggtggggagaggccaTCCATCACTAGTCCTGGCAGGCATTGTGTTAAGACTTGGGTCCTGTCTCCTGAGAGTTGTCCTCAAGGTCAGTAGAAGGGAAGCTTCTCCAGCTGTGCTCATATCTCACTCTGCCACACAGTTCTTCTACCTTCTAGTCTTTAATTTCCCTCCCTCCACATCTGGTGACCCCCTCCCAGGAGAGAGGATGCTGGGTCAGTTTGACCATGCCAAACTGAGACCCCAGTGGCTAGATTGGCATCCATTCCTGGCCCCAGCccaatgtctctctctgtccatcttcaCCATCCAACATATACCATTCCTCTTCAGCCCTACCCCATTaaaaggcagagtcaggaggggCAGAAGGcccacatggctggagagatggcctagtggttaaaggtgactgcttacaaagcttgctggcctagaTTGAATTCCCCCATACACACGTAAAGCcaacgcacaaagtggcacatgtgtctgaagttcatttacaatggcagggaggccctaacatacccatattctcatcctctctctctctcaaataaatattttaaaataaaaaagggcccATAAAGGAGGTCATTCTAGAATAATATGAGGTCACAACTGGGGCAAGACAAGCAGTGAACAGAGAAGGCAGAGCATACAGGACAGATGACATCCCCAGGTCCCTGGTCCCTGTTTTCATGACGTGTCTGCACAGCCAGAATCTGCCCACGGCAAACGGTCACGAGGAGGCTGTGAGCAGGCGGAATGAGTGGCCAGGCTCACCGCTGGTCCCTACACAAGCCTGAGTGATTTTCATGACTCCTCGGGCTAGAAATCGATCTAGGCCATTTTATGCTTTCCCTCAAGGCATCTAGcacatttaaaatgaaacaaaattgccAAAAGGGTCTTATACGAGTTGTATTATTTGAAGTACATAACCAGGCATTAGAGTTAAtatatacaaatttttttttcttattcacaaGAAACCATGAACTAAGTCTATGTGGAAGGAATGAGACAGGCTGAGTGTTTTCTGAAGAACCCCCTCTCTGCAGTCTTGCTGGAATACCTCCGTGGTTATCCACTAACCTCACTCACCAATAACAATTCAAAGTCCACCTTTGGAGCTATTTACagcatgagttcagggccaaatGGCCCttctcaacacccccccccccacacacacacacaagtctctggttataacttttattttataaaaaaactCTTTAATCTAAATAATCAGTACAAGTTagtaatgcctttttttttttttttctctgagacagggtctcatgtagcccagaccagaccttgaacttcttattcCCCTACCTGCACCTCTGAagctctgagattacaggcctgtgccatcatgcctggtcttGTACCACCCACCAGGTTTTATTCAGTGTTTGGACTTCACGCATGCTCAACtacatgcccagctaaattagAAAtgctctaaaaaacaaaacaaaacaagagtgaAAATGAACTACACAATTTCAGGCAATGTTTTCCAGAAGAATTTCCTTGTCTTCACTGAGGCAACAAGCATAGGCCCCTACCTCCTCTTTGGAGGGATGTGTGGCCCACACTATAACAATGACATGTGACAGCTGCCTCCTCTGTCTCTGGGTGTTGGACTGCAAATTCTGCTCCAGAAGAAGACAAAAGATACAGAGCTAACATGTTTTTGCAGCATCCTGGGGACAGTGACCCTAGCTCTCTGTTCTCTCAGCCAGTCTCAGAGGGATTATGTGGCTAGGCCAGACTAGTGAGAACACATGATTTTTCAGTCACTATAGTGGCCAGACCAGGAATATTCTACTTCTAAAcactgtattctttttaaaatttttatttatttatttatttatttatttgaggagagagagagagaatgggtgtgccaggatctccaggcactgtaaatgaacatcagatgcatgagccaccaagtgcatctgacatacatgggctctggggaattgaacctgggtccttaggctttgcaggcaagcaccttaaacgctaagccatctctccagcccaagacactgCACTTCCACAGACCCCAACTCCCTGGTGTGTGGCAAAGAGAGGGATTAGACAGCAACGAGAGCCCAGGAGCCAAATCCATGAAGCCTGTCTTTCAGGGTGCCCCATAGTTGCTGCAAGGGGTTGGTGTGACAAGGAGGACCTCGGAAAGTGCCCCGGGGTCTCTGTAAATTCTCTGGATGGCAGATAGGCACTGAATAGGCAGGCACTAGAGGCAGAACCCGCCTCCTGGCCCCTGAACTGGACTGCCCTTGCTCCTTGAAGCGGAAGCTGTCCCAGCCAAGGCTGTTGCTTTGTTTCAGGGGAACCAGGCTCCAGCCTATCTCCAGGCCTCCATGATCTCACCCAGCAAACCCTGTGTCCTCACTCAGTGTGGGCATCCACCGGGCACTTGTCTCCTGTGGGTCATAGCACCTCTGGGCACTGATTTATGAAGGGGTTTCGGACCAATGGTCACTGTCACAAAACAGCTTTGCCACACTGTCACACTGATGTTTTCATCACTATCATCACAGGAAGTGCAACCTTCTAATGTGCTCTGGAATTTATGCCACCCTTCCCCTGCATCCTCCCAGATTTTTCTCCTGGCCATCCTACGAGATGAGCACTCTTACACCCGTGTGCCGGATATGGAAAGTGAGGCTTAAAGCAGCCCACGGTAAGTAATGGCAGAGCTGTGATTGGAAACCAGAGTCCACTGTCACACCTGCTACCCTGACCCTCCTCAACTGGAGCCATACCATTCCCAACGCTGGTGCTTGGGCAGTCAGGTCTAGCAACTTAGAAGTGGTCGACAGGATCACAGCGTGGACAGAAATGGAACGTGGACTAGGTACTCGGGGCCAGTTCAAATCTTGGCTCAGCTGTGTGTGTTAGCTGAGTGACCTTGGGTAGTGACTGTGTCACTTGAGTCCCAAGGTTTCAATGGTACTGGTAGCACTGCCCAGGGACTGATGGGGTGTGAAGCAGCAAGTGAGGAGGATTATGccattttcttctactttcattTATTGGGTGGGGCAGTGTCCCGGGGAGGGACGTGTCTCCCTGGCTCTGTGCTGTCCGTGCCAGGCTCCACAGTTGACCGCCTCAGAGGGATGATGCTGAGCCTTGTGACTAAGAACTTGAAGCCTCAGCTTCTGTTTCAAGTGAATGTGGGACAGGTTGAATGTCACACGTACGATCTGGTCCTTGGCCTTGGAGAGGGGAGGTGGGAACCCATGTGTGAAAGGAGAACCAATCTGAGGAGCCAGCACGTAAGGAGTGGTTCTGCAGGGAAGGCCTGAGAGGGCGAGGACAAGGAGAGGCTGGCCCTGGCTGCACTGCCATGTCACCTCATCAGCAGACGGTCTGGTGACAAAGATGACAAGGTGACAGGCGTTATCTAGCATCATCCCCCCAAAACCCTGAGAGACAAGAGGGAAATTTAGTCCTTCACAGCTAGGCAAACAGTAACTGGAGAGGTTCAGTCCAAGGCGCCAGAGCTGTGTCCCTCTCAGGTCTCAGGCTCTCCACTTCCCCAATGGACAGGGCTGCTTACCTTTGAAGGGGACGGTGCCCAATTTGTGCAGGTTCTCCTCCAGTTTCCCATAGTCCACTTCTGCAGTGGCAGTGAACGGGGTGGTCACAGGTGGGTAGATGCCAGAAATGTCTACCTTCCTCCCCTTCACATTCCTGCACAAGCCCCTGCTCAGGCCCTGCCTCACAGAGGCCCAGACTTGGGGGCCTAGCATCTCCACAGGAGGCCCGAGGCCCAGCTGTCTATGGCTTATGGAAGCTAAGTTTGGACTCTTTCCTCCCACTGTTAATGATCAACATATTTAGTTAAAAATTtgcgcaccctgcgcccccctccccccccccccgcaacacaCACACTACTTGTGGCCACCGGGGCAGGCCTGCATTGGGTGCTTCACGGCTTAGGGGCAAGGCCCAGAGGCTCCAGGGAGTCCCTGTTTCTCCCTGGGGAGCAGCTGGAGAAAGGCCACAATCCAGGGTCCCTCTGGCTGGAAGGGGAGCTAGTTCTGGGACTTTCCAGCCTAAAGGGAGGCTGCGGCAGGGCCCGCGCGCTCGGTCTTAGTCTGGAGTCCCCGCAGTTCCCGGGTGGGTTCCTCCGGATGGAGCTGATTGGCTGAGCTggcccggccccgcccccgggGGGGGTAATGCCACTCTCTGCGAGAGCGGCTGTGTGACCAGGGCTCCTCTCGGTTTTGCCAGGTCCCTGCCAAGGTGGCCATGGGTCAGGTTTGTGCCGTCCGCACACAGCTCCGTGGGACAGGTGGAACAGAGAAGACCAAAGAGTAGACTCGGGCAGGAGCCAGTCCTGGCCGCTAGGAATTTGGGAAAAGACAGAAAAGCAGGGTGGCAtggaagaagcaaagagagaggccACAGTAGGGAGAAAACAGAGCTGACTCAGAGGAGCCTTGGGACCCCTGCTTGCCCTTGTTCCCAAGCCctcttttttactttaatttatttgatagagaaagagggggagggggggggagagagagaatgggagcgccagggcccccagcctgcaaacgaactccggacatgagcggccccttgtgcatctccgAAGCCCTCTTTAGCACCCAGTCTCCATTCTTGCATGTTTGGAACACAAATGGAAGCAGATATcacaaaatagtaaaaacaacTTTATTGGGCTAGCTTGTGACTGCTCCCGAAGCGCACCGAGGGGTGGCGCGTCCTCAGCTCTGAAGGCTTTTCTGTGCCTGATGTGCGTGGGTCAGCTGCTGGGCTGGCTAGAGCGGGCAGTTTACTGGGCTGGCACAGGCTGAGGAGTCTGTCGACCACTGCCAGGCCCCTCCAGCCCATTCTGTTCTGATCCCAGCTCGGGATGCTCCAGGGCGTGGCGGGTGTCAGCCTGCCACAGCTGCACCAGGTCCGTGGGGGTCTTTCCCGCCTGGGGAAACAAGATCTGCTCAGAAGCCCACTCTAAGGAGCCCGCAGCTATACCAGTGATTCTCAAGGGGGATCGGGGGAGTAACCGGCCAGGGGTGAAGACATCGTGGTGGTCACAACTGAAACGGGTGCTACTGCtgtctagtggctggaggcctggggtgCTGCTTAACCAACAATGCACAGGACAGGAAAGGCTCCCCACAACAGAGACCCAGCCGCAAGTGTCTACAGTGCTGGACTAAGAAATACACACTCTCCGTATTCTGCCGCCTCCTCAGCATCCCCTTGCGCCACTGAGACCCTCCCATGCTCCTCTCTTATGATTGCTCTGGGCCCCAAAGAAGAGCTTGGACTAGGGCACGTTCATGCTCGGGAAACCCAAAGACTGCCAGGAACCACCATGGCTGCTCACTGAGCCTGTGCCTTGGGACCTCTTCTCCTATCTGAGGTCTCTGGGAATTCCTCTCGCTGCT carries:
- the C1H10orf62 gene encoding uncharacterized protein C10orf62 homolog, with the translated sequence MLWTQRKKRRKITPDPAQDEYPEFYRANDSWIKSHFSRLSEERMRPHCYASPIYSVSLPESGNRDAITTVHTEVRGEGGATLRRDSFASRQKMAGSLVTKENHKEAGRSSSVEEATWAAVAACAKEIDAKGHHLADSLLQRASAHQPTGHLESRDINPEDLKALEEVELKLKGNFFTHCETSMAGANHTQTFYSQSQHGHQSHSGHQSHQGHPSHQSHSGHQSRQGHPVYSSHQGQPGHLSHQGHSDHSSHQTHLGHSSHQNHPGHLILQGHLGHSSHQSHSLPNRSH